A genomic stretch from Callospermophilus lateralis isolate mCalLat2 chromosome 17 unlocalized genomic scaffold, mCalLat2.hap1 SUPER_17_unloc_3, whole genome shotgun sequence includes:
- the LOC143386075 gene encoding LOW QUALITY PROTEIN: C-type lectin domain family 6 member A-like (The sequence of the model RefSeq protein was modified relative to this genomic sequence to represent the inferred CDS: inserted 1 base in 1 codon), which translates to MIQERQAQEKRVCWSLKLWSIALISIILLSACFIVSCVVTYHFSSNKYDKRLSVLHTYHSNLICFSEATMVTEKVWGCCPSTWKPFGSSCYLISTEQXFWAKSEEKCAEMGAHLVVINTEAEQNFIIQQLNETFSYFLGFSDPQGNNNWQWIDHTPFEKNIRFWHQNEPNFSAEHCATIVFWESRGWGWNDVFCDSKRNSICEMKKIYL; encoded by the exons ATGATACAAGAAAGGCAAGCTCAAG AAAAGAGAGTCTGCTGGTCCTTGAAGCTCTGGTCCATTGCTCTGATTTCCATCATactcctcagtgcttgtttcattgTGAGCTGTGTCG tgACTTACCATTTTTCAAGTAACAAATATGACAAAAGACTGTCTGTACTACATACATATCATTCAAATCTAATCTGCTTCAGTGAAGCGACAATGGTGACAG aaaaagtctggggatgttgtcCAAGTACTTGGAAGCCATTTGGTTCAAGCTGCTACCTCATTTCTACTGAAC CATTTTGGGCTAAGAGTGAAGAGAAATGTGCTGAAATGGGGGCACATTTGGTGGTGATTAATACAGAAGCAGAACAG AATTTCATTATTCAGCAGCTGAATgaaacattttcttattttctggggTTCTCTGATCCACAAGGTAATAATAATTGGCAATGGATTGATCATACACCTTTCGAAAAAAATATCAG ATTCTGGCACCAAAATGAGCCCAATTTTTCTGCAGAGCACTGTGCTACAATAGTTTTCTGGGAATCTAGAGGATGGGGTTGGAATGATGTTTTCTGTGATTCTAAAAGGAATTCAATATGTGAGATGAAGAAGATTTACCTATGA